One Methanomassiliicoccales archaeon genomic window carries:
- the folP gene encoding dihydropteroate synthase, whose product MIARIRSYLSYKEALDEWSRLKIDPPTLSSEEIEDFIFTYLEAECETEDLSNLSELIGGAGGDIRMSTKSGRGRYLVFGDASFYKNLTKYRDNPTVGIMLDALKNYRSLSTEPIKLSNQSLKFDKTLVMGILNVTPDSFFDGGAYFSRESAIKRVFQMVDEGADIIDIGGESTRPFSTPIPETVERERVIPILEEVIPSIDIPISIDTRKPSIAREAVEIGAEIVNDVSGLRDREMMRTVSELDVPVIIMHMLGDPQTMQLNIAYEDVVGDILMFLARQIREAEENGISRDKIIIDPGIGFGKEVHHNLDILRRLREFRSLGRPLLVGASRKTFIGKVLDLPKEERLEGSLASAAVSVINGADIVRVHDVKETVRVCRLIDAIYGTRKD is encoded by the coding sequence GATCCTCCTACCCTTTCAAGCGAGGAGATTGAGGATTTCATTTTTACTTATCTTGAAGCCGAATGTGAAACTGAAGACTTATCAAATCTATCGGAATTGATTGGAGGCGCTGGCGGCGACATCAGGATGAGTACCAAATCAGGACGAGGTAGATATCTCGTATTCGGTGACGCGTCTTTCTACAAGAATCTCACGAAATATCGCGACAATCCTACAGTTGGAATAATGCTGGACGCATTGAAAAATTACCGTTCACTATCAACGGAACCAATCAAGCTTTCCAATCAATCGCTTAAATTCGATAAAACACTCGTCATGGGCATTCTCAATGTTACACCCGACTCATTCTTCGACGGAGGGGCGTATTTCAGCAGGGAGTCAGCGATCAAGAGAGTATTCCAGATGGTCGACGAAGGGGCAGATATTATAGATATTGGCGGGGAATCCACACGCCCGTTCTCAACACCAATTCCAGAAACCGTGGAAAGAGAAAGAGTGATCCCGATTCTTGAAGAAGTGATCCCTTCTATCGACATTCCTATATCGATAGATACGCGAAAACCCTCAATCGCGAGAGAAGCCGTTGAGATCGGTGCGGAGATCGTTAACGACGTCTCAGGCCTCAGGGACCGAGAAATGATGAGAACGGTGAGCGAACTGGATGTTCCTGTTATCATTATGCATATGCTAGGAGACCCCCAGACAATGCAACTGAACATTGCTTACGAGGATGTGGTCGGCGATATCTTGATGTTTTTGGCCAGACAGATCCGAGAGGCTGAGGAAAACGGAATTAGTAGGGATAAGATTATAATCGACCCAGGCATCGGTTTCGGGAAAGAGGTTCACCACAACCTCGATATTCTCAGGAGGCTGAGGGAGTTTCGCAGCCTCGGGCGGCCGCTGCTCGTAGGCGCATCGAGAAAAACTTTCATAGGAAAAGTCCTTGATCTTCCCAAGGAGGAACGATTGGAGGGGTCTTTAGCATCAGCTGCTGTTTCAGTGATCAATGGAGCGGATATCGTAAGAGTGCATGATGTAAAGGAGACCGTCCGA